Below is a genomic region from Streptomyces ferrugineus.
CGGGCCCCGGGTGCGGGTGAACCAGGTCGCCTATCTGCCCCGCGGGCCGAAGAACGCCACGCTCGTCACCGATGCCACCGCTCGGCTCCCCTGGAAACTGAAGAACGCCGGTGGTGCCGTGGTCGCCCACGGCTGGACCGTACCGCGCGGCACCGACGTCTCCTCCGCGCAGAACGTCCACTCCATCGACTTCGGCGCCTTCCGCAAACAGGGCCAGGGCTTCACGCTGGTCGCCGACGGGGAGGAAAGCCGGCCCTTCGACATCGGGACGGCCGCCTATGAGCGGCTGCGCCTGGACGCCGCGAAGTACTACTACACGCAGCGCAGCGGCATCGCGATCCGCGACGATCTGCGCCCGGGCTACGCCCGCCCCGCCGGACACGTCGACGTCGCACCCAACCAGGGCGACGGCGCGGTGCCCTGTCAGCCGGGGGTGTGCGACTACACGCTCGACGTCACCGGCGGCTGGTACGACGCGGGCGACCACGGCAAGTACGTCGTCAACGGCGGCATCTCCGTGTGGGAGCTGCTGAGCACGTACGAGCGTGAACTGCTGGCCCGCACCGGGGAGTCGGAGAAGCTGCGCGACGGCACGCTCGCCATCCCGGAGAGCGGCAACAAGGTGCCGGACATCCTGGACGAGGTCCGCTGGGAGCTGGAGTTCCTGCTGAAGATGCAGGTGCCCGCGGGGCAGCCGCTGGCCGGCATGGCGCACCACAAGATCCATGACGAGCAGTGGACGGGTCTGCCGCTGATGCCGCACGACGATCCGCAGAAGCGTGAGCTGCATCCGCCGTCCACCGCGGCCACCCTGAACCTGGCGGCGACGGCAGCGCAGGCCGCGCGCCTGTACAAGCCGTACGACAAGCGGTTCGCGGCGAAGACGCTGGCCGCCGCCCGCACGGCGTGGTCGGCGGCGCTCGCGCACCCCGACCGGTACGCCTCCGAGAGCGACGGCGTCGGCGGCGGCGCCTACGCCGACAGCGACGTCACCGACGAGTTCTACTGGGCCGCGGCCGAGCTGTATCTGACCACGGGGGAGAAGCAGTTCGCGGACCGCGTCCTGAACTCGCCCCTCCACACCGCCGACATCTTCGGCGCCATCGGCTACGACTGGGCCAGGACCGCCGCGGCGGCCCGGCTGGACCTCGCGACCGTGCCGAGCAAGCTGCCCGGCCGGGACAAGGTCCGCCACTCGGTGATCAAGGGCGCCGACCGCTACCTGGCCACCCTGAAGGCACAGCCGTACGGCATGCCCTACGCCCCCGAAGGCAACCTCTACGACTGGGGCTCCAACCACCAGATCCTGCACAACGCCGTCGTCATCGCCACCGCGTACGACATCACCGGCGCCTCGAAGTACCGCGACGGCGCGGTGCAGAGCATGGACTACCTCTTCGGGCGCAACGCGCTGAACATCTCGTACGTCACCGGCTACGGCGAGGTCAACGCCCACAACCAGCACGCCCGTTGGTACGCCCACCAGCTCGATCCGAGCCAGCCGAACCCGCCCGTCGGCACGCTCGCGGGCGGGCCGAACTCGAGCATCCAGGACCCCTACGCACAGAGCAAACTCCAGGGCTGCGTCGGCCAGTTCTGCTACATCGACGACATCCAGTCCTGGTCGACGAACGAGCACACGATCAACTGGAACTCCGCTCTGACCCGGATGGCCTCGTTCGTGGCCGACCAGGGATGAGGACGGTCCCGGTCAAGGAGTGACGTTCTTGACCGGGAGGTCCTTGCTCGCGCCCGCCACGTAGTAGTCCTTGGGCGCGGAGAAGATCACGAACTCGTTGTCGTAGTCCCGGATCCTGGCGCGGACGGTGAAGTTGCCGCGGGCGTCCGTGGTGGTCCGGGCGTTGTAGGAGCTCTCGTAGTACGTCCGCAGGAACACCCGGGTGCCGGCGATCGGGCCGTGCCCGGCGGGCCAGGAGATCCTGCCCTTCACCACGAGGGTGTCGCCCTCGCGCACCGTGGTCTTGTTCACCCGGTACGCGAGGGCGCTGGTGACCGGCCGCACCTTGACGGTCGTGTCCGCGAACGCCATGTGGAAGTCGGTGGGATCGGTGTCGTAGACCGCCCGGAACATCACTTCGTGCCGCGGGAACAGATACGGGCTGGGCGTGCTCTCCACCCGGTCCGCGGGGACGTCCTCCAGGGTGAAGTGCCCCTCGGCGTCCGTGTGGACAGTGCCCAGGCCACGGGTCTCCCACTCGGTCGGGTCGATGGGGTCGCCCCACGGGTTCCAGGTGTCGAACAGCACCGACTCCTCCAGCCGCACCGGAGCGCCGGCGACGGGCGTGCCGTCGGTGCGGGTCAGGGTGCCGGTCAGGTCGACGGTGCGGTGCGTGTAGTCGGTCGTGGCGGTGCTGCTGTCGAGCGTCACCACGTACTCGTCGCCGTCCGCCGCGTGGGCGGGCGGTAAGACCACCGCCGAGGCGGCCATCAGGAGAACGGCGACTGCGGTCGATCGGGCTGCCGTTGAGCGCGGGGACATGTGAACTCCGTTGGTGAGGTGGACCGTTGTCGTGCCCGAAGCACCAGGGGTGTCGGTATGGGGTGTGACAGCGGGCCGCCACCGCGGGTTGTAGGGGCCGTGGGACGTTACGGCCCCCGTACATGCCGTTCGACTGCTGGTCGCCTTCCTGTTCTCCTACCGTTCGTGTTCGACCAGCTCGCCGGGCCGTTCATGAGCGGTGAGGGTGTGGAGCTGCGCCTGGCTGAGCGGCTCGTGCACCTCGATGTACTCGCCGTGCGGGAGACGCTTGATCACACCGGTCTCCCGGCCGTGCAGCACCCGCTGCCGGTCCCGTAGTTGCAGACCCAGGCAGATGCGGCGGGTGACGACGAACACGGCCACCGGGACGACGAGCGCCGCGATCCGGATCGCCCAGGTCACGGTGTTGATCGACAGATGGAGACGGGTCGCCACGATGTCGTTGCCGCCGCCGGCCAGCAGGATCAGATAGAGGCTGATCCAGGCCGCGCCGAGCCCCGTGCGGACCGGGCGGTTGCGGGGCCGGTCCAGGAGGTGGTGCTCACGCCTGTCGCGCGTCACCCGGGCCTCCACGAAGGGATACACACCGATGAGCACCAGCAGCAGCGGGAAGACCACGACCGGGATCAGCACCCCGAGCACCAGTGTGTGCCCCCACAGGGTGATCTCCCAGCCCGGCATGATCCGCACCAGGCCCTCGGCGAAACCCAGGTACCAGTCGGGCTGGGCGCCGGTGGAGACCTGGTCGGCGCGGAAGGGGCCGTAGGACCAGACCGGGTTGATCGTCGCCACGGCCGCCATCAGGGCGAGCGCTCCGAAGACCAGGAAGAAGAATCCGCCCGCCTTCGCCATGTACACCGGCATGAACGGGGCGCCGATCACATTGCGCTCGCTGCGCCCGGGGCCCGCGAACTGGGTGTGCTTGTGGTAGAAGACCAGCAGCACGTGCGCCACGACCAGCGCCGCCATGATGCCGGGGACCACCAGGATGTGCAGCGAGTAGAAGCGGGCCACGATGTCGTCCCCGGGGAACTCGCCGCCGAACAGGAACATCGACAGATACGTCCCTACGATCGGGACCGACAGCAGCGCCCCGTTCACGAACCGCAGGCCCGTCCCCGACAGCAGGTCGTCCGGCAGCGAGTAGCCGAACAGCCCCTCGAACATGCCGAGGAACAGCAGCGTCCAGCCGAACAGCCAGTTGACCTCCCGCGGCTTGCGGAACGAGCCGGTGAAGAAGTGCCGCATCATGTGCGTGAGCATCCCGGCGACGAAGACCAGCGCCGCCCAGTGGTGCACCTGCCGCATCAGCAGCCCGCCTCGCACGTCGAAGCTGATGTCCAGCGTGGAGGCGTACGCCTCGGACATGCGCACGCCGTTCAGCGGGAGGTAACTGCCGTGATACGTCACCTCGTTCATCGAGGGGTGGAAGAAGAAGGTCAGGTACACGCCCGTCAGGATCAGCACGACGAAGCTGTACAGACAGATCTCGCCGAGCAGGAAGGACCAGTGGTCCGGGAAGACCTTGCGCAGATACTTCCGGCCCAGGGAGTGGGTGCCGAGCCGGCCGTCGAACCAGTCCGCCACCCGCTCACCCCGCCCCGGCAGCTCCCGGGCGCTCATGCCTCCCCCCGCTGCACATGCGTGAGCTTCTCCGGATTGGCCACGACGTAGACGCCGGACACCTGCTCGCCGTCCGGTGTCAGGTCCAGGACCAGGACGGCGTACGGCTCCTCGCCCTGGAACAGCACCGCCGCGTCGTCGCCGTTGACCCGCCGGTAGCGCAGTTCCAGGTGGCCGCCTGCGCCGCCCCGGCGCGCGAGCGAGCCGAACAGCCGGGCCGCCTTGTCCCGGCCGTGCACCGGACGCAGTCCCGCCCCCTTGCGCTTGCCGCCGCCGTCCGCCCACACCGTCACGTCCGGCGCGAGGATCTCCATCAGCTCGGCGATGTCCCCGCCCACGGCGGCCCGCACGAACCGTTCGGTGGCCTCCCGGCGCACCCGCGGATGAGCCTCGTACAGCGGCCGCCGGGCGTGCACATGCCCGCGCGCACGATGCGCGAGCTGCCGTACGGCCGCCGGGCTGCGCTCGATGATCTCCGCGATCTCCGTGTGCGCGTAGCCGAACACCTCGTGCAGCACGAACACCGCACGCTCCAGCGGCGTCAGCGACTCCAGCACGACCAGCATCGCCAGCGACACGGACTCGGTGCGCAGCGCCGGTTCCTCGACGCCGTCGTCCTCGCCCTGCGCGACCAGCGGCTCCGGCAGCCACGGGCCGACGTACGTCTCCTGACGGCGGCTGATCGCGGCCCGCCGCGTCAGCGCGTGATTGACGGCGATCCGCACCAGATACGCCCGCGGGTTCGCGACCCCGTCGAGCGGCGCGCCCCCTCCGCGCGCCGTCCACGACAGCCAGGTCTCCTGCAGGACGTCCTCGGTGTCGGCGACGCTGCCGAGCATGTTGTAGACGACGCCGAACATCAGCTCACGGTGCTCGACGAAGACGGCGGTCGCGTCGTCGGTGACGGGTACGGGGATGTCGGACATGCGGGGCCCTCCTGGTGCGCGCTCACTACTGCGAGGCCCGCCGGGGGTCGGAATGTGACATCCCACGGTCGAATGTGACCCACGTCTCCATCGGTCGCATGCCCGACGGCGGTGTTCGGGTGCCGCGAGGTACCGGTGTACATCGCACTTGACCTGCGAGTATTTACGGGTAAGTACCCGAGCGGTACCGTGAGAGCCATGCCAGCTCTCAATGTGGAGTTCAGCGACCGCGAGCTAGAGGACCTGCGGCAGATCGCCAAGGAACGCGGTACGTCGATGAAGGCGCTCGTCCGGGAGGCCGCCGCGGCCGACATAGCACGGCATCGGGCGCTCCAGGAAGGCGCCGAGGCGTTCCGCCGGTTCTTCGCGACGCACGCGGACGAGTTCGCGGCCGCCTTCCCCGACGACGAACCGCCCGTCAAGGGCGAGGGACGGGCCGCCTGACCGATGGCACCCGTCCTTCACATCGACGTGCCCTGGCTGCTCCAGCGGCACGAAGAGGTCCTGCCGGACCAGCCCACGATCAACGACTTCTCCGCGTTGGTCGCCGCCGTCGCCCGCCATCGCGTCGATCCGCCCCGCCTGGGCGTCGACTCCGACCCGGCCTGGCGGGCCGCCGCGCTGCTGCACACCCTCGCCCTGCTCAAGCCGCTTCCCTCGGCCAACGCCCGCTTCGCCTGCGCCTCCGCGGTGGCCTACATGTTCGTCAGCGGCGTCGGCATCGACCCGCCCTACGGCGCCCTCGTCGACCTCGCCCGTGACCTGATCTCCGGCAAGGTCGATGTGTACGGCGCTGCCGACCGGCTGCGCTCCTGGCAGATCTGACCCCTCCCCGCCGGCCCTTCCCGAAGGGCCGCTTCCAGGGGACTGCGCGGGCGCGTGCGCCGGGGAGCGTGCGTGGTGCTCCGGCGCGTGCGTCGGTTTCACACGGGGTGCTCGGAATGCCGAATGATGACACGGCTGCGGCGAGTTGGCACCGTATCTGACTTCCTTTCAGTGTGACGGATGTTGCTCAAGTGCCTTGTTGGTCATGAGCGTGCTGTGCAAGGGTGAACATACCCGTGGGGGGTGGAAAAAGGCCGGCTCATTCGTTCCGTGGGGAACCGGTGCGGATGGATGTTGGTGAATTCTCGCTCCCCGCGCTCGTGTCGAAGAGGTACACACCAAGTCACCGGGTCCCTTTTCGGCATCAGAACTTCTGTGTCATGCGCGTGGGAAGGAATCCGTTCAGTGCCCACCCCCCACCCCCCTCGCCCTCCTTACCCCCCACCCGGGGGTGTTCCGGAGGAATCCGACGAAGGCCTCGCCGCCAGACTCCGGGGCCGCCCGGACGGCGAGGCCGCTCCGTCCGTCGCGCTGCTCATGGCGCGGCACTGGCAACCGGCCCACGAATACGCGGTGATCTGTCTCGCCTCCCCGGCCGACACCGCGAACTTGGTCACCGCGGCCGCGTTCCACCACGTCCTCGACCGTCTGGCACTGGGCGAACCGGCCGTCGCGCTGCGCCCCCGGCTCCTCGTCGCGGTCCGCGACGCCGTCCGGCAGTGGTCGGCCGACGACCGAATAGCGGGCGTTCTGCCGGAACTGGCGAAACCGGCGGGCGGCCGTGGTATGCGTACCGCGAAGTCCATGACGCCCGAAAATCGGAAGCTTGCCGATCGGTCATTCCAGGCGCTTCCGGGACTTGCCCGATGTCTGCTCTGGCACACCGAGGTCGAAGCCGAGCCGCTAAGCGTCCCCGCCGGTCTACTGGGCATGGATACCGTTACCGCCTCGGCCGCGCTCGAACAGGCGCGTGATAAATTCCGCGAAGGCTGTGTACATGCCCATCGGGAACTCGCGCCGACGAAGGATTGCCGGTTCTACAACCGCCTCCTCGATGTCCCGATTCGCCGGGGCGGGGCCCTGTTGCCGGATGTGCAGCAGCATCTGACGGAGTGCCGCTACTGCCGTAACGCCGCCGAACAACTGAGTCATTTCGAGGGCGGTTTGGGCGTACTCATCGCCGAGGCGGTGCTCGGCTGGGGCGCACGCCGCTATCTGGACACCCGTCCGGGCCGTACCCAGAGCGGCGGACCCCGGGCGCGCGGTTCCGCCCGGCACGGTTCCGCGCGCCGGCGCCTCCTGCCGCGCCTCCCCGGGGGCATCCGCAGATCGCCCGGCGGCCAGCGCACCTCACGGACACTGCTCACGGGGGTGGGCGTGGCCTCGGCCGGGCTGATCGCCGTCATGCTCGCCACCGGCCTGCTGACGGACGACGACGGCGTCGACCCCGACGCCACGGCCACCGGCGCCGGAACCCGGCTCCCGCCCGCGGTGTCCACCGCGCCCCCGGGCACCGCCCAACTCCCCGACGCACCGCGCCAGACCAGGCTGCGCAACGCCGACGCCGAGCTGTGCCTCGACATCCGGGGCGAGCCCGAGGAAGGGGCCGGCACCGAGCTGGCCGAGTGCTCCGACGCCGACACCCAGCAGTGGTCGTACGAGAAGGACGGCCTGCTGCGCAGCGTCGCGGACCGCGGCCTGTGCCTGGACTCGCATGTGGACGCCGGTGTGGTGATCCTCGGCAAGTGCGCCGACGACGACTCGGAGCGTGCCGACGACGTGCGCTACGACCTCACCGTGCAGGGCGAGTTGCTGCCCCGCTGGGACGAGCAGCTCGCCCTGACCTCCACGACCGCGGACGTGGGCGCCGACATCGTCGTCAAGGTCCGCGACGGCTCCGAGTCGCAGCGCTGGCTGGCCGATCCGCCGACGTCGGCGAGCCCCGGGTCGCTGTCGAGCGAGGAGGTGGAGACGCCGGAGGCGCGGGCGGTGGGGCTGAGGGAGGAGGAGGCGTAGGCGCGCGGTTCCTCGGCCTCTTCAGGGAGCCGCCGTGCCCCGACCCGCTCAGTTCACGACGTCCCGCGGGGCCTCGCCCGACAGGAACCCCGTCACGTTCTGCACGGCGGCCAGAGCGATGCGGACCAGGGTCTCGCGGGTGACGCCGCCGGCGTGCGGGGAGAGCACCACGTTCGGGGCGCGGAGCAGCCGCAGGGCCCGGGTGGGCGGTTCGGGGTCGAAGACGTCGATGCCCGCGCCGGCCAGGGCGCCCTTCTCCAGCGCGTCCGCGAGGGCGTCCTGGTCGATCAGGGCGCCCCGCGCCGTGTTGATCACGAACGCCGTCGGCTTGAGCAGCGCCAGCCGCTCGGCGTTCAGCAGGTGCCGGGTCTCGTCGGTGAGCGGCGCGTGCAGGGAGACGTAGTCGGCGGTGCTCAGCAGTTCGTCGAGGGGCACATGGCGGGCGCCGCCGAACTCGGCCTCCGTCTTCGGCGCCAGTCGCCGTCGTCCGGCGTAGAGCACGCTCATGTCGAACACGGCCGCGCGCCGGGCGACCTCCCGCCCGATCTGGCCCAGCCCCACGATGCCCAGCGTCTTGCCGCACAGCTCGGTCAGCGACTGCTGGAGCCGGGGGAGTGCCCAGTCGGCGTCGACGAGCGCGGTGTGGGCCGGGATCAGCTGCTTGGCCAGGGCGAGCATCAGGGCGAAGGTCTGCTCGGCCACGTTCTGCGCCTCGGCACCGCTGGAGCCGATGTTGCACACCCGCACCCCGCGCTCGCGTGCCGCGTCCGCGTCGACGTACTCGAAGCCGTGGCTCGCGCACTGCACCAGCGCCAACTCCGGTGCGGCGGAGAGGTGTTCGGCCCTCACCGGGGCGAGCGCGGTGATGATCACGTGGGCCGAGCGCAGGGCGGCCGGGTCCTCGTCGGCCGTCTCGACGACCGTGACGTGCGCGCTGTCGGGGAAGAGCGAGGCGAGACCCGCGCCGATGCCACGGCCGCCGACGTGCGGTGAGATGACGGCGAGGACGTTCTTCGGGGCGGTCATGCGGATTCCTCGATGAGGTCGAAGGGGCCGACCGTGGCGGGGGTGGCGTGCCCGGACAGGGCGAGGGTCAGGTCGAGTTCGGCGAGCAGACAGCGGATGACGTGCTCGACGCCGGCCTGTCCGTCGAGGCCGAGCCCATAGGCGTACGGCCGTCCGACGAGGACCGCCCGCGCGCCGAGGGCGAGGGCCTTGAAGATGTCGTCGCCGGTGCGGATGCCGCTGTCGAACAGCACGGCCAGCCGGTCGCCGACGGCCGCCACGACCCGGGGCAGGGCGTCCGCCGCCCCGACGGAGCCGGCCACCTGGCGGCCGCCGTGGTTGGAGACGATCACCCCGTCCATCCCGGCGTCGGCGGCCGCGCGGGCGTCGTCCGGGTGCAGGATGCCCTTCAGGACGATCGGGCCGTCCCAGTTCTCCCGCAGGAAGGCCAGGTCCGGCCAGGTCTTCGCGGGGTCCGAGAACATCCCGACGAAATGCATGACCGCGGCGTTCGGATCCTCGTGCACCGGCTTGGCCAGGCCGGCCTGGAAGGCCGGGTCGGAGAAGTAGTTGGCCGTGCCCACGCCGTGCAGGAACGGCAGATACGCCTGGTCGAGATCGCGGGGCCGCCACGCGAGCATCGGCGTGTCCAGGGTGACGACGAGCGTGCTGAACCCTGCCGCCCTCGCCCGGGCCAGGAAACTCCGCCCCACCTCCAAATCCTTCGGCCAGTACAGCTGGAACCAGCGCTCGGCGTCCCCCATCGCCTCCGCCACCTGCTCCATCGGGGTGCTGGAGGCCGAGGACAGGGTGAACGGCACGCCCTGCGCGGCGGCGGCACGGGCGGCCGCGCACTCGGCGTCCGGGTGCATGATCGACAGCACCCCGACCGGTGCCAGCGCCAGCGGAGCGGGCAGCGCACGGCCCAACACCTCGACGGACAGGTCCCGTTCGTGCACGTCCCGCAGCATCCGGGGCACGATCCGGCGCCGCCGCAGGGCCGTGCGGTTGGCGCGGGCGGTGCTCCCGTCGCCCGCGCTGCCCGCCACATAGCCGACGGGGCCGGGACCGAGGCGCTGCTCGGTCAGCTCCTCCAGCCGGGTCAGATCGGTGGGCAGCCGGGGCACGGCCCCCGCCATCCCGTTCAGATAGATCTCGTACTGGAAGTCCGCCCAGTGCTTGCCCATGGGTACGCCCCGCCTCTCGCCAGTGAGAACGCGCTGTAGGCAGACCATACCGACCGGTAGGCGGGGAAGTGGATCAAGGGGCGGTCACGGACTCGTGGAGGACACGGGCCAGTTCGCGCGGCTGGGAGAACATCGGCCAGTGGCCGGTGTCCAGGTTCACCAGCTCCCAGCGCTCGCTCTCGAGGAGTTGGGCCGCCGCGCCCCACGGTTCGTCCCCGTCGAGGAGGCACTTGACGTACGTCCCCGCGAGTTCGCCCAGATCGCCCGTGAGCACGGCCGGTTCCGTCGCCGTGGCACCCGGGTGCGGGGTCGCGCGGTGCACGAACCGGGCGATCTGCTCGTCGGTGAGGCCCTGTCCCGCGCAGTCCTCGGCGGTCACCGGCGGCCAGTAGCCGGTCGCCTCGATGGCCTTGCGCACCTCGTCGCTGGGCCAGCCCGCGAGGAACGACTCGCCGTCGACCGGGACGTTCGCGTCGACGAAGACCACACGGGTCAGCCGGTCCCGTATCCGCTCGGCCGCCTGGCCGACCGGCACGCCGGAGTAGCTGTGTCCGACGAGGACGACGTCCCGCAGGTCGAGCCGCTCGATCTCGTCGACGATGTCCCGGACATGGGTCTGCTGCCCGGCGGGCTCACCCTGTCTCTCCGCGAGCCCGGACAACGTCAGGGGATGGACGCCGTGCCCGGCCGCACGCAGTGCCGCCGCCACCTCGTCCCACGCCCACGCTCCGAGCCATGCTCCTGCCACCAGTACGAAGTTGGTCATGCCCGCAACGTAGCCGACGGGTCTGACAACGGCTCCTCCGTCACTCTGTGTCCGCGTCCTCCGGTTCGTTGTCCGGCCCCTGTGCCCGGACCCGCTGGACGTTCTCCAGGGACTCGCGCAGTTCGGTCAGCCAGTCGTCGGTGTGCCGCTGCACCAGCCGTACGCACCAGGCGAGGGCCTCGCTGCGGCTGCGGGCGACCCCGCCGGCGATCAGGGTGTCGAGGACCTGGCGCTCGGGCTGCCGCAGCCGGGTCATCACGGGCGCGGCGACATGGGTGAACAGGGCGCGCTCACCGTCGCACTCCACACCCCAGGAGACCTTCCTGCGGAACCGGCGCTCCGCATCCCGGGCCACCTCGATCCGGGCCTCCCGGGTGCGCTCCCGGAACTCCTGGATCCGGCCCTCCACGGCCGCCTCCCGCTCGGTGTCCGAGACGCCCTCGGCCAGGTGGGGTGCGGGAATGCGGCCGATCACCGTGATCTCCTCGCGGTCGACCGTGACCTCGGTCAGCTCCTCGAAGAGGTCGTCCGGCAGGCGGCCGGCGAACCAGCCGCGCAGCTTCTCTCGTTGTTCGCTGGTAATCATGTAATCACCATTACTCCGCCTCGCCGTGAACACAAGGGCGTGGCGGGCGTGTCAGCCGAGGGCTCAATCGGAATGTTTCAGGCCTATTAATCAGCATGCGGAATCCGGCCAAAGCGCGCGTTGGAACGATCAAGAGGCGCCAGGTTTCGGCGTTGGAACGTTCGAACTCCGTTACTTCACGCCACTGATTCAATACGCAAGGTTACTGAAACCGATGGTGTCGATGTGAGTTTCGGAGCCGGACTCGGCAGACTCCCGGTCGTCGTTCCGGCACCGATCGCGCCGGAGCCGGCACACCCTCAATTCGAGCGGAAGGATGCACACAATGCGGAACACCGCGCGCTGGGCAGCGACCCTCGGCCTCACGGCCACCGCCGTCTGCGGACCCCTCACCGGATCCGCCCTGGCCGACACGGACGCCGCCCCCGCCTCTCTCTACGCCCCCTCGGCCCTGGTGCTCACCGTGGCCCACGGCGACACCGCCGCCATGACCACTCCGGTGCGCGCGGTCACCTTGAGCTGCGCCCCGACGCCCTCGGGCACCCATCCCGCCCCTGGGTCGGCCTGCGCCGAACTGCGTGGGGTGAACGGGGACTTCGACGCCCTCAGAGGCAGAGACGGCGTGCTGTGCACCAAGCAGTACGACCCCGTGGTGGTCACGGTCGACGGGGTGTGGCAGGGCAAGCGCGTGTCCTATGAGCGCACCTTCGGCAACGAGTGCGTGAAGGGCTCCTACGGGACCAGCCTCTTCGCGTTCTAAGGACCGGGATCGCACGGTCCCGTGCAGTTCGGCAGGGCTCGCGGATGGGGAGTGCGAGCCGGGCCGAGGAGGCCGTGCGATCTCGCATCGGGGGTCGGTCGGGCGGAGTGGGGCCGCCCGGCCGGCGCCTCGTGGTACTACCGAGGTGTGCCCTCCTCGCCGGGGATTGCGGGGAGGAGGGGAAAGCGCCCCAGCAGGCCCGCGCCGCGCAACAGCCGCCGGATCCGTGGCGCGTCCGACACGACCCGCAGCCGGCCACCCCGGTCCCTGGCCCGGGTCTCGGCCCGGCACAGGACCCGCAGCCCCGAGCAGTCGAAGAAGACCACCCGCCGCAGGTCGACCAGTACGTCCGACTCGGGAGTGGTGGTCGCGGCCGCCAGATGCTCGGCGAGGAGCGCCTCGGTCGCCAGATCGATCTCACCCATGACCTCGACCACCGTGAACGAACCGCATCTGCGTGTGCGGGCATGGGTGTTCGCCGGGGGCGGCGCGGACCGGGCGGGGTCCATGGCCGGGCCCTCGATCGGATAGGGGGCGCGGTCGTCGGCATCCGGCGTCATGTCCGCTCCACCTCGGCAGGGGCGCATTTGATCGGGGTTGTTACCCGGGGGCGGGGCCGAGCATCCCTGCGGCGCCTCGCGCAAGATCTAGTTCACTCGACCTGATGAATCTCGCCCGACAGGGCTTGACTCTTCGTCGGTCGGTTCCGGCATCCGGTTTATATGCCTTGACAGGCATATAACTGTCGAGGCATGTTGGCGGCATGTCCGACGACGCCTCCCTCTGGAGCGCCCTGGCCGACCCCCATCGGCGGGCCATCGTCGCGCTGCTGCTCGAGCGGCCGAGGTCCGTGGGGGAGATCGTGGAGGAATGCGGGCTGAGCCAGCCGAGTACCTCGAAGCATCTGAAGGTGCTGCGGGAGGCCGGCCTGGTGCGGGTGCGGCAGGACGCGCAACGGCGTGTCTACGCCCTCGACCCGGGCCCGATCGCCGAGCTGGACGCCTGGCTGGCGCCCTACCGGAAGCTGTGGAACGAGAGCCTCGACGCGCTGGGGCGCCGCTTGGACGAGGCAGCGTCGGACACCCGCGAGGAACCCGCCCCGAAGGACTGATCCGCCATGACCACCGAGCTCACCGGCACCTATCTGACCCTGGACGACGGCCGCCCGGCCGTCCGCTTCAGCCGTACCTACGACCACCCCGTCGAGCGGGTCTGGCAGTTCGTGACCGACGCCGACGAACTCGCCGCCTGGTTCCCGTTCCG
It encodes:
- a CDS encoding RICIN domain-containing protein, coding for MPTPHPPRPPYPPPGGVPEESDEGLAARLRGRPDGEAAPSVALLMARHWQPAHEYAVICLASPADTANLVTAAAFHHVLDRLALGEPAVALRPRLLVAVRDAVRQWSADDRIAGVLPELAKPAGGRGMRTAKSMTPENRKLADRSFQALPGLARCLLWHTEVEAEPLSVPAGLLGMDTVTASAALEQARDKFREGCVHAHRELAPTKDCRFYNRLLDVPIRRGGALLPDVQQHLTECRYCRNAAEQLSHFEGGLGVLIAEAVLGWGARRYLDTRPGRTQSGGPRARGSARHGSARRRLLPRLPGGIRRSPGGQRTSRTLLTGVGVASAGLIAVMLATGLLTDDDGVDPDATATGAGTRLPPAVSTAPPGTAQLPDAPRQTRLRNADAELCLDIRGEPEEGAGTELAECSDADTQQWSYEKDGLLRSVADRGLCLDSHVDAGVVILGKCADDDSERADDVRYDLTVQGELLPRWDEQLALTSTTADVGADIVVKVRDGSESQRWLADPPTSASPGSLSSEEVETPEARAVGLREEEA
- a CDS encoding 2-hydroxyacid dehydrogenase; translation: MTAPKNVLAVISPHVGGRGIGAGLASLFPDSAHVTVVETADEDPAALRSAHVIITALAPVRAEHLSAAPELALVQCASHGFEYVDADAARERGVRVCNIGSSGAEAQNVAEQTFALMLALAKQLIPAHTALVDADWALPRLQQSLTELCGKTLGIVGLGQIGREVARRAAVFDMSVLYAGRRRLAPKTEAEFGGARHVPLDELLSTADYVSLHAPLTDETRHLLNAERLALLKPTAFVINTARGALIDQDALADALEKGALAGAGIDVFDPEPPTRALRLLRAPNVVLSPHAGGVTRETLVRIALAAVQNVTGFLSGEAPRDVVN
- a CDS encoding lactate 2-monooxygenase, yielding MGKHWADFQYEIYLNGMAGAVPRLPTDLTRLEELTEQRLGPGPVGYVAGSAGDGSTARANRTALRRRRIVPRMLRDVHERDLSVEVLGRALPAPLALAPVGVLSIMHPDAECAAARAAAAQGVPFTLSSASSTPMEQVAEAMGDAERWFQLYWPKDLEVGRSFLARARAAGFSTLVVTLDTPMLAWRPRDLDQAYLPFLHGVGTANYFSDPAFQAGLAKPVHEDPNAAVMHFVGMFSDPAKTWPDLAFLRENWDGPIVLKGILHPDDARAAADAGMDGVIVSNHGGRQVAGSVGAADALPRVVAAVGDRLAVLFDSGIRTGDDIFKALALGARAVLVGRPYAYGLGLDGQAGVEHVIRCLLAELDLTLALSGHATPATVGPFDLIEESA
- a CDS encoding alpha/beta fold hydrolase codes for the protein MTNFVLVAGAWLGAWAWDEVAAALRAAGHGVHPLTLSGLAERQGEPAGQQTHVRDIVDEIERLDLRDVVLVGHSYSGVPVGQAAERIRDRLTRVVFVDANVPVDGESFLAGWPSDEVRKAIEATGYWPPVTAEDCAGQGLTDEQIARFVHRATPHPGATATEPAVLTGDLGELAGTYVKCLLDGDEPWGAAAQLLESERWELVNLDTGHWPMFSQPRELARVLHESVTAP
- a CDS encoding protease inhibitor, with translation MRNTARWAATLGLTATAVCGPLTGSALADTDAAPASLYAPSALVLTVAHGDTAAMTTPVRAVTLSCAPTPSGTHPAPGSACAELRGVNGDFDALRGRDGVLCTKQYDPVVVTVDGVWQGKRVSYERTFGNECVKGSYGTSLFAF
- a CDS encoding STAS domain-containing protein produces the protein MTPDADDRAPYPIEGPAMDPARSAPPPANTHARTRRCGSFTVVEVMGEIDLATEALLAEHLAAATTTPESDVLVDLRRVVFFDCSGLRVLCRAETRARDRGGRLRVVSDAPRIRRLLRGAGLLGRFPLLPAIPGEEGTPR
- a CDS encoding ArsR/SmtB family transcription factor, coding for MSDDASLWSALADPHRRAIVALLLERPRSVGEIVEECGLSQPSTSKHLKVLREAGLVRVRQDAQRRVYALDPGPIAELDAWLAPYRKLWNESLDALGRRLDEAASDTREEPAPKD